The genomic segment CGGGATAATCACATGATTCTTCAGAATAAGTTCCAAAATCTTTTACCTTATTATTTTTAGACAGGTATTTTATAATTTTATCTTTATACTTAAATCCCCGATGGTCACTTCCAATCGCTATTTTCATAAAATAATTACCTTATCACCGTTTTTTATTCCAGAAGCATTAGCTTCGTCTGTATCCACATGAAACTCTAATGCCATATCCTCTCTTACTCGGGCAATAACATTGTCAAAAATAAGACCTCTTTCACCTTCAACTTTAACTTTTATATTTTCACCGTTTTTTATCTGAAAATTTTCTGCATCTTTCGGCGTCATATGAACATGCCTTTTTGCGACAACACAACCTTCTTTAAGTTCAACAATACCGGCAGGACCAGTAATTGTTATTGAACCGGAATTTTCAACATCACCGGATAGCCTTAACGGGGCGTTTACCCCAAGGAAAAACGAATCTGTTCTTGAAATTTCAACTTGAGTCGCTTTTCTTAAAGGACCTAACACCCGGACATTTTTTATTTCATTTTTATTGCCCTTAATTAAAACAGTTTCTTTTGATGCAAACTCTCCCGGCTGCATTAAATCTTTTATTTTTGTAAGTTTATAACCGTTACCAAAAAGTTTTTCCAAATCCGCTAAACAAACGTGCATGTGCCTGTTTGAAACATTTGCGATTATCGGCATTTGTGCCCTCTTTTCCTGCAATTGAGTTTTTTCTGTCATATAATTTACAGGTTTTTAATATTTTACCAGTTTAACAAAATCATCCGCTTTCAGCGATGCTCCGCCGACAAGAGCTCCGTCTATATTAGGTTGTTTCATTATTTCCGAAACATTATCCGGCTTTACTGAACCGCCATATAATATTCTGATATTCTCCGCAGTAGCTTTGCTATATATATCTGAACAAATCTTCCTGATAAACAAATGGACTTCTTCTGCTTGTTGGGGAGTGGCTGTTTTACCGGTTCCTATCGCCCAAACCGGTTCATATGCAATAACTAATTTTGCTGATTGTTCGTCATTTAAACCGGTAATACCAACTTTTACCTGTTTTTCAATTATCGCAAATGTCTCATTTTTTTCACGCTGCTGTAATGTTTCACCTACGCAGACAATCGGAATAAGTGCATTCTC from the Elusimicrobiota bacterium genome contains:
- a CDS encoding phosphate propanoyltransferase, whose protein sequence is MPIIANVSNRHMHVCLADLEKLFGNGYKLTKIKDLMQPGEFASKETVLIKGNKNEIKNVRVLGPLRKATQVEISRTDSFFLGVNAPLRLSGDVENSGSITITGPAGIVELKEGCVVAKRHVHMTPKDAENFQIKNGENIKVKVEGERGLIFDNVIARVREDMALEFHVDTDEANASGIKNGDKVIIL
- the tpiA gene encoding triose-phosphate isomerase — protein: MSKRVSLIAGNWKMNKTIKESVELVTALKQKLSDVKEREVLVCPPFISICAVKEVVKNSNIKLGAQNMYFEKSGAYTGEISPLMLKDAGCEYVIIGHSERRQYFGETDESVNKKMHSAYENALIPIVCVGETLQQREKNETFAIIEKQVKVGITGLNDEQSAKLVIAYEPVWAIGTGKTATPQQAEEVHLFIRKICSDIYSKATAENIRILYGGSVKPDNVSEIMKQPNIDGALVGGASLKADDFVKLVKY